A genome region from Chiroxiphia lanceolata isolate bChiLan1 chromosome 5, bChiLan1.pri, whole genome shotgun sequence includes the following:
- the LSM8 gene encoding LSM8 homolog, U6 small nuclear RNA associated, protein MTSALENYINRTVAVITSDGRMIVGTLKGFDQTINLILDESHERVFSSSQGVEQVVLGLYIVRGDNVAVIGEIDEETDSALDLGNIRAEPLNSVVH, encoded by the exons ATGACTTCCGCGCTGGAGAACTACATCAACC GTACTGTTGCAGTAATTACTTCTGATGGAAGAATGATTGTG GGAACACTCAAAGGTTTTGATCAGACCATTAACTTGATTTTGGATGAAAGCCATGAACGAGTGTTCAGTTCTTCACAAGGAGTTGAGCAAGTAGTGCTGGGATTATACATTGTAAGAGGTGATAATGT tgCTGTCATTGGTGAAATTGATGAAGAGACGGATTCAGCTCTTGACTTGGGGAATATTCGAGCAGAACCCCTCAACTCAGTTGTGCactga